Proteins from a genomic interval of Nematostella vectensis chromosome 5, jaNemVect1.1, whole genome shotgun sequence:
- the LOC5507631 gene encoding atrial natriuretic peptide receptor 1 isoform X2 encodes MSPLLLYTAVLLTVVASSRQIHLSVLLPLSDGAWEVGPVIVPTIDHALSHIRSLQLLSSYNITYYVNDSKCDSATASGITADLWASQPRPDVFIGPGCSSACLSAGLLAGYWGVPMISYSCSSSDLTNRKLYSTFVRTQPFSRSYEASTPGLLRFLMNSFNWKRAAIIANYASSGELIWEPMASSVRKEFLKYGYTVAYYKAHLSSPQQDKKDELLDLLREAKKKARIIFIFANLIRTKDFMTAARSLGMLNGSFAFIAIDFYITPDSQDHTRAFDGIITLTVNKSSRAEIDRYANDLNQSYPYLANQGRLDTSAKTAPYLYDAVLLYAHALNRTLQAGGVINDGIGLVKRMMTSSPMFEGKTGPVTIDPKGNRVPVFVFENIQNGTNVRLLTMPSNYHNMSAVTPLRAVWPGGGMEQPDDDPPCVFKSCYTRPNYVIPTTTALGVLSLLSIIGGIFFFRKRRYENDLLSRSWIINYDDIQPVNMDTRFASKVIKDFSYDNQSRCSRITDMLQYQRSSVRDVGRYKGELVALKMLRKDSLTLTRDMLIEMKQVRDIQHTNLLHYIGVCTTPPNICIVSQYCHRGSLQEILANDEISLDWFFRESFANDIAMGMHVIHTSSIHVHGDLRSSKCLIDSRWVCKVADFGLNLLKANQRPDPEIGVHAQYSRLFWRAPELLQNEKSTNKPVPTQMGDVYSFGIILNELLTREEPYATTEFAPIEVIERIRCHLNPPFRPETPFEIRNRSVTKLMTQCWNDDPQARPTFSDIKRQLRLLKEGKSSIVDNMLRLMENYTEQLETIVDERTRQLADEKAKTDELLYKMLPRYIAESLKRGEPVIAESYSSVTIFFSDIVGFTELAAASTPLQVVDLLNDLYTCFDTIIDKHDVYKVETIGDAYMVVSGLPVRNGHRHAGEIATMALNLLSSMGNFRARHLPNRPIHLRIGIHTGSCVAGVVGLKMPRYCLFGDTVNYASRMESTGVAQRIHVSPECKRALDELCGYHLQERGSVELKGKGHVTTYFLNGKDGFVEVLPDPSGCSSDTSLV; translated from the exons ATGAGTCCATTGCTGCTGTACACCGCTGTCCTCCTAACCGTGGTCGCCAGTAGCCGTCAGATCCACCTCAGCGTCCTGTTACCTCTCAGCGACGGGGCATGGGAGGTGGGGCCTGTCATTGTACCCACTATCGACCACGCCCTTAGCCATATCCGAAGCCTACAGTTGCTCTCAAGTTATAACATCACCTACTACGTCAACGACAGCAA ATGTGACTCAGCCACTGCGTCTGGGATTACCGCTGATCTATGGGCATCGCAGCCTCGGCCTGATGTGTTCATAGGCCCCGGGTGTTCCAGCGCGTGTCTAAGCGCAGGTTTATTGGCGGGTTACTGGGGCGTGCCCATGATATCCTACTCTTGCTCTTCATCCGATCTAACCAATCGGAAGCTATATTCGACGTTCGTCAGGACGCAGCCGTTCAGCCGCTCATACGAGGCGAGCACGCCGGGGTTACTAAG GTTTTTAATGAATAGTTTTAACTGGAAGCGAGCGGCGATTATTGCGAACTACGCATCGTCGGGCGAACTAATTTGGGAACCAATGGCAAGCTCCGTCAGGAAAGAGTTTTTAAAATACGGATATACTGTGGCGTACTACAAGGCTCATTTGTCGAGCCCTCAGCAAGACAAAAAGGATGAGCTGTTAGATTTGCTGCGGGAAGCTAAGAAAAAAGCTAGAA TCATCTTCATCTTTGCAAACCTGATCCGGACCAAAGACTTCATGACCGCCGCGCGCTCCCTTGGAATGCTCAACGGGAGCTTCGCCTTCATAGCAATAGACTTCTACATCACGCCAGACTCACAAGATCACACGCGTGCTTTCGATGGAATCATAACGCTGACCGTCAATAAAAGCTCGCGGGCGGAAATCGATCGATATGCTAATGATCTAAATCAATCATACCCCTACTTGGCGAATCAGGGGAGACTTGACACG TCAGCAAAGACGGCGCCATATTTGTACGACGCCGTACTCCTCTATGCACATGCGCTGAACCGAACACTTCAAGCCGGCGGCGTAATAAATGATGGGATTGGTCTCGTCAAGAGAATGATGACAAGCTCCCCCATGTTTGAAG GGAAGACCGGCCCAGTAACCATCGACCCCAAAGGCAACAGGGTACCCGTGTTCGTGTTCGAGAATATACAAAACGGAACCAACGTGCGCCTGTTGACGATGCCGTCTAACTATCACAACATGTCAGCGGTTACACCCCTGAGGGCCGTCTGGCCAGGGGGAGGCATGGAGCAGCCGGATGATGACCCCCCTTGCGTTTTTAAAAGCTGCT ATACTCGCCCAAATTACGTCATCCCCACGACGACGGCGCTTGGTGTACTGAGTCTGTTGTCAATTATTGGCGGGATTTTCTTCTTCAG GAAGCGAAGATATGAGAACGACTTGCTTAGTCGTTCATGGATAATAAACTATGACGACATTCAACCTGTCAACATGGATACAAGATTCGCCAGCAAG GTGATTAAAGATTTCAGCTATGATAATCAGTCGCGATGCTCCCGCATTACCGATATGCTCCAGTATCAGCGGTCATCCGTCAGAGACGTAGGACGGTACAAG ggTGAGCTAGTAGCGCTAAAAATGCTTCGCAAGGATTCCTTGACCCTCACAAGAGACATGCTAATAGAGATGAAACAG GTACGCGACATTCAACACACGAATTTGCTGCACTACATCGGAGTTTGCACGACGCCTCCAAACATCTGCATCGTGTCGCAGTATTGCCACCGTGGAAGCCTTCAG GAAATTCTGGCAAACGATGAAATTAGTCTTGACTGGTTTTTCCGAGAATCGTTCGCTAATGACATTGCCATG GGTATGCACGTGATACATACGAGCTCAATCCACGTGCACGGCGACCTTCGCTCCTCGAAGTGCTTGATTGACAGCCGATGGGTTTGTAAGGTCGCggactttggactcaacctgcttAAAGCCAACCAGAGGCCAGACCCTGAAATTGGTGTACATGCGCAATACTCAA GGTTATTCTGGAGAGCGCCCGAGCTCCTACAGAATGAGAAGTCTACCAACAAACCCGTCCCTACCCAGATGGGTGACGTGTACAGCTTCGGTATTATCCTCAACGAGCTTTTAACACGCGAAGAGCCTTATGCAACCACTGAATTTGCTCCGATAG AGGTAATCGAGAGGATCCGTTGTCATTTGAATCCTCCATTTCGACCCGAGACGCCATTTGAGATCCGCAACAGAAGCGTGACAAAACTGATGACACAATGCTGGAACGACGATCCTCAGGCGAGACCGACATTTAGCGACATCAAGAGACAACTTCGGTTACTCAAAGAGGGCAA GTCTTCTATTGTGGACAACATGCTAAGACTGATGGAGAACTACACGGAGCAGCTAGAGACGATCGTTGACGAACGCACCCGACAACTGGCCGACGAAAAGGCGAAAACCGACGAGCTACTGTACAAGATGCTACCAAG ATACATCGCCGAGTCGTTGAAGCGCGGGGAACCAGTGATCGCAGAGAGTTATTCCTCTGTCACCATCTTCTTCAGTGACATTGTCGGGTTCACGGAACTGGCGGCCGCGAGTACGCCGTTACAGGTGGTCGATTTACTGAACGATCTCTACACGTGCTTCGATACCATCATCGACAAACATGACGTCTATAAG GTTGAGACAATCGGTGACGCGTACATGGTAGTCTCTGGGCTCCCTGTGCGTAACGGCCACAGGCATGCTGGCGAGATAGCGACTATGGCACTTAATCTCCTGAGCAGTATGGGCAACTTCCGGGCCCGTCACCTCCCGAATAGACCCATTCACCTCAGAATCGGCATTCACACAG GCTCGTGCGTGGCGGGGGTGGTTGGGCTCAAGATGCCTCGCTATTGTCTGTTTGGAGACACTGTCAACTATGCATCCAGAATGGAGTCTACCGGCGTCG CGCAGAGGATACACGTGAGTCCTGAGTGCAAGCGCGCACTTGATGAGCTGTGCGGATATCACCTCCAAGAGCGAGGCTCGGTGGAACTCAAG GGAAAAGGTCATGTAACAACCTACTTTCTGAATGGAAAAGATGGCTTTGTCGAAGTGCTTCCAGACCCGAGCGGATGCTCATCTGATACCTCGCTGGTCTGA
- the LOC5507631 gene encoding atrial natriuretic peptide receptor 1 isoform X1 gives MSPLLLYTAVLLTVVASSRQIHLSVLLPLSDGAWEVGPVIVPTIDHALSHIRSLQLLSSYNITYYVNDSKCDSATASGITADLWASQPRPDVFIGPGCSSACLSAGLLAGYWGVPMISYSCSSSDLTNRKLYSTFVRTQPFSRSYEASTPGLLRFLMNSFNWKRAAIIANYASSGELIWEPMASSVRKEFLKYGYTVAYYKAHLSSPQQDKKDELLDLLREAKKKARIIFIFANLIRTKDFMTAARSLGMLNGSFAFIAIDFYITPDSQDHTRAFDGIITLTVNKSSRAEIDRYANDLNQSYPYLANQGRLDTSAKTAPYLYDAVLLYAHALNRTLQAGGVINDGIGLVKRMMTSSPMFEGKTGPVTIDPKGNRVPVFVFENIQNGTNVRLLTMPSNYHNMSAVTPLRAVWPGGGMEQPDDDPPCVFKSCYTRPNYVIPTTTALGVLSLLSIIGGIFFFRKRRYENDLLSRSWIINYDDIQPVNMDTRFASKESSKGKVIKDFSYDNQSRCSRITDMLQYQRSSVRDVGRYKGELVALKMLRKDSLTLTRDMLIEMKQVRDIQHTNLLHYIGVCTTPPNICIVSQYCHRGSLQEILANDEISLDWFFRESFANDIAMGMHVIHTSSIHVHGDLRSSKCLIDSRWVCKVADFGLNLLKANQRPDPEIGVHAQYSRLFWRAPELLQNEKSTNKPVPTQMGDVYSFGIILNELLTREEPYATTEFAPIEVIERIRCHLNPPFRPETPFEIRNRSVTKLMTQCWNDDPQARPTFSDIKRQLRLLKEGKSSIVDNMLRLMENYTEQLETIVDERTRQLADEKAKTDELLYKMLPRYIAESLKRGEPVIAESYSSVTIFFSDIVGFTELAAASTPLQVVDLLNDLYTCFDTIIDKHDVYKVETIGDAYMVVSGLPVRNGHRHAGEIATMALNLLSSMGNFRARHLPNRPIHLRIGIHTGSCVAGVVGLKMPRYCLFGDTVNYASRMESTGVAQRIHVSPECKRALDELCGYHLQERGSVELKGKGHVTTYFLNGKDGFVEVLPDPSGCSSDTSLV, from the exons ATGAGTCCATTGCTGCTGTACACCGCTGTCCTCCTAACCGTGGTCGCCAGTAGCCGTCAGATCCACCTCAGCGTCCTGTTACCTCTCAGCGACGGGGCATGGGAGGTGGGGCCTGTCATTGTACCCACTATCGACCACGCCCTTAGCCATATCCGAAGCCTACAGTTGCTCTCAAGTTATAACATCACCTACTACGTCAACGACAGCAA ATGTGACTCAGCCACTGCGTCTGGGATTACCGCTGATCTATGGGCATCGCAGCCTCGGCCTGATGTGTTCATAGGCCCCGGGTGTTCCAGCGCGTGTCTAAGCGCAGGTTTATTGGCGGGTTACTGGGGCGTGCCCATGATATCCTACTCTTGCTCTTCATCCGATCTAACCAATCGGAAGCTATATTCGACGTTCGTCAGGACGCAGCCGTTCAGCCGCTCATACGAGGCGAGCACGCCGGGGTTACTAAG GTTTTTAATGAATAGTTTTAACTGGAAGCGAGCGGCGATTATTGCGAACTACGCATCGTCGGGCGAACTAATTTGGGAACCAATGGCAAGCTCCGTCAGGAAAGAGTTTTTAAAATACGGATATACTGTGGCGTACTACAAGGCTCATTTGTCGAGCCCTCAGCAAGACAAAAAGGATGAGCTGTTAGATTTGCTGCGGGAAGCTAAGAAAAAAGCTAGAA TCATCTTCATCTTTGCAAACCTGATCCGGACCAAAGACTTCATGACCGCCGCGCGCTCCCTTGGAATGCTCAACGGGAGCTTCGCCTTCATAGCAATAGACTTCTACATCACGCCAGACTCACAAGATCACACGCGTGCTTTCGATGGAATCATAACGCTGACCGTCAATAAAAGCTCGCGGGCGGAAATCGATCGATATGCTAATGATCTAAATCAATCATACCCCTACTTGGCGAATCAGGGGAGACTTGACACG TCAGCAAAGACGGCGCCATATTTGTACGACGCCGTACTCCTCTATGCACATGCGCTGAACCGAACACTTCAAGCCGGCGGCGTAATAAATGATGGGATTGGTCTCGTCAAGAGAATGATGACAAGCTCCCCCATGTTTGAAG GGAAGACCGGCCCAGTAACCATCGACCCCAAAGGCAACAGGGTACCCGTGTTCGTGTTCGAGAATATACAAAACGGAACCAACGTGCGCCTGTTGACGATGCCGTCTAACTATCACAACATGTCAGCGGTTACACCCCTGAGGGCCGTCTGGCCAGGGGGAGGCATGGAGCAGCCGGATGATGACCCCCCTTGCGTTTTTAAAAGCTGCT ATACTCGCCCAAATTACGTCATCCCCACGACGACGGCGCTTGGTGTACTGAGTCTGTTGTCAATTATTGGCGGGATTTTCTTCTTCAG GAAGCGAAGATATGAGAACGACTTGCTTAGTCGTTCATGGATAATAAACTATGACGACATTCAACCTGTCAACATGGATACAAGATTCGCCAGCAAG GAATCATCCAAAGGGAAG GTGATTAAAGATTTCAGCTATGATAATCAGTCGCGATGCTCCCGCATTACCGATATGCTCCAGTATCAGCGGTCATCCGTCAGAGACGTAGGACGGTACAAG ggTGAGCTAGTAGCGCTAAAAATGCTTCGCAAGGATTCCTTGACCCTCACAAGAGACATGCTAATAGAGATGAAACAG GTACGCGACATTCAACACACGAATTTGCTGCACTACATCGGAGTTTGCACGACGCCTCCAAACATCTGCATCGTGTCGCAGTATTGCCACCGTGGAAGCCTTCAG GAAATTCTGGCAAACGATGAAATTAGTCTTGACTGGTTTTTCCGAGAATCGTTCGCTAATGACATTGCCATG GGTATGCACGTGATACATACGAGCTCAATCCACGTGCACGGCGACCTTCGCTCCTCGAAGTGCTTGATTGACAGCCGATGGGTTTGTAAGGTCGCggactttggactcaacctgcttAAAGCCAACCAGAGGCCAGACCCTGAAATTGGTGTACATGCGCAATACTCAA GGTTATTCTGGAGAGCGCCCGAGCTCCTACAGAATGAGAAGTCTACCAACAAACCCGTCCCTACCCAGATGGGTGACGTGTACAGCTTCGGTATTATCCTCAACGAGCTTTTAACACGCGAAGAGCCTTATGCAACCACTGAATTTGCTCCGATAG AGGTAATCGAGAGGATCCGTTGTCATTTGAATCCTCCATTTCGACCCGAGACGCCATTTGAGATCCGCAACAGAAGCGTGACAAAACTGATGACACAATGCTGGAACGACGATCCTCAGGCGAGACCGACATTTAGCGACATCAAGAGACAACTTCGGTTACTCAAAGAGGGCAA GTCTTCTATTGTGGACAACATGCTAAGACTGATGGAGAACTACACGGAGCAGCTAGAGACGATCGTTGACGAACGCACCCGACAACTGGCCGACGAAAAGGCGAAAACCGACGAGCTACTGTACAAGATGCTACCAAG ATACATCGCCGAGTCGTTGAAGCGCGGGGAACCAGTGATCGCAGAGAGTTATTCCTCTGTCACCATCTTCTTCAGTGACATTGTCGGGTTCACGGAACTGGCGGCCGCGAGTACGCCGTTACAGGTGGTCGATTTACTGAACGATCTCTACACGTGCTTCGATACCATCATCGACAAACATGACGTCTATAAG GTTGAGACAATCGGTGACGCGTACATGGTAGTCTCTGGGCTCCCTGTGCGTAACGGCCACAGGCATGCTGGCGAGATAGCGACTATGGCACTTAATCTCCTGAGCAGTATGGGCAACTTCCGGGCCCGTCACCTCCCGAATAGACCCATTCACCTCAGAATCGGCATTCACACAG GCTCGTGCGTGGCGGGGGTGGTTGGGCTCAAGATGCCTCGCTATTGTCTGTTTGGAGACACTGTCAACTATGCATCCAGAATGGAGTCTACCGGCGTCG CGCAGAGGATACACGTGAGTCCTGAGTGCAAGCGCGCACTTGATGAGCTGTGCGGATATCACCTCCAAGAGCGAGGCTCGGTGGAACTCAAG GGAAAAGGTCATGTAACAACCTACTTTCTGAATGGAAAAGATGGCTTTGTCGAAGTGCTTCCAGACCCGAGCGGATGCTCATCTGATACCTCGCTGGTCTGA
- the LOC5507631 gene encoding atrial natriuretic peptide receptor 1 isoform X3, producing MNSFNWKRAAIIANYASSGELIWEPMASSVRKEFLKYGYTVAYYKAHLSSPQQDKKDELLDLLREAKKKARIIFIFANLIRTKDFMTAARSLGMLNGSFAFIAIDFYITPDSQDHTRAFDGIITLTVNKSSRAEIDRYANDLNQSYPYLANQGRLDTSAKTAPYLYDAVLLYAHALNRTLQAGGVINDGIGLVKRMMTSSPMFEGKTGPVTIDPKGNRVPVFVFENIQNGTNVRLLTMPSNYHNMSAVTPLRAVWPGGGMEQPDDDPPCVFKSCYTRPNYVIPTTTALGVLSLLSIIGGIFFFRKRRYENDLLSRSWIINYDDIQPVNMDTRFASKESSKGKVIKDFSYDNQSRCSRITDMLQYQRSSVRDVGRYKGELVALKMLRKDSLTLTRDMLIEMKQVRDIQHTNLLHYIGVCTTPPNICIVSQYCHRGSLQEILANDEISLDWFFRESFANDIAMGMHVIHTSSIHVHGDLRSSKCLIDSRWVCKVADFGLNLLKANQRPDPEIGVHAQYSRLFWRAPELLQNEKSTNKPVPTQMGDVYSFGIILNELLTREEPYATTEFAPIEVIERIRCHLNPPFRPETPFEIRNRSVTKLMTQCWNDDPQARPTFSDIKRQLRLLKEGKSSIVDNMLRLMENYTEQLETIVDERTRQLADEKAKTDELLYKMLPRYIAESLKRGEPVIAESYSSVTIFFSDIVGFTELAAASTPLQVVDLLNDLYTCFDTIIDKHDVYKVETIGDAYMVVSGLPVRNGHRHAGEIATMALNLLSSMGNFRARHLPNRPIHLRIGIHTGSCVAGVVGLKMPRYCLFGDTVNYASRMESTGVAQRIHVSPECKRALDELCGYHLQERGSVELKGKGHVTTYFLNGKDGFVEVLPDPSGCSSDTSLV from the exons ATGAATAGTTTTAACTGGAAGCGAGCGGCGATTATTGCGAACTACGCATCGTCGGGCGAACTAATTTGGGAACCAATGGCAAGCTCCGTCAGGAAAGAGTTTTTAAAATACGGATATACTGTGGCGTACTACAAGGCTCATTTGTCGAGCCCTCAGCAAGACAAAAAGGATGAGCTGTTAGATTTGCTGCGGGAAGCTAAGAAAAAAGCTAGAA TCATCTTCATCTTTGCAAACCTGATCCGGACCAAAGACTTCATGACCGCCGCGCGCTCCCTTGGAATGCTCAACGGGAGCTTCGCCTTCATAGCAATAGACTTCTACATCACGCCAGACTCACAAGATCACACGCGTGCTTTCGATGGAATCATAACGCTGACCGTCAATAAAAGCTCGCGGGCGGAAATCGATCGATATGCTAATGATCTAAATCAATCATACCCCTACTTGGCGAATCAGGGGAGACTTGACACG TCAGCAAAGACGGCGCCATATTTGTACGACGCCGTACTCCTCTATGCACATGCGCTGAACCGAACACTTCAAGCCGGCGGCGTAATAAATGATGGGATTGGTCTCGTCAAGAGAATGATGACAAGCTCCCCCATGTTTGAAG GGAAGACCGGCCCAGTAACCATCGACCCCAAAGGCAACAGGGTACCCGTGTTCGTGTTCGAGAATATACAAAACGGAACCAACGTGCGCCTGTTGACGATGCCGTCTAACTATCACAACATGTCAGCGGTTACACCCCTGAGGGCCGTCTGGCCAGGGGGAGGCATGGAGCAGCCGGATGATGACCCCCCTTGCGTTTTTAAAAGCTGCT ATACTCGCCCAAATTACGTCATCCCCACGACGACGGCGCTTGGTGTACTGAGTCTGTTGTCAATTATTGGCGGGATTTTCTTCTTCAG GAAGCGAAGATATGAGAACGACTTGCTTAGTCGTTCATGGATAATAAACTATGACGACATTCAACCTGTCAACATGGATACAAGATTCGCCAGCAAG GAATCATCCAAAGGGAAG GTGATTAAAGATTTCAGCTATGATAATCAGTCGCGATGCTCCCGCATTACCGATATGCTCCAGTATCAGCGGTCATCCGTCAGAGACGTAGGACGGTACAAG ggTGAGCTAGTAGCGCTAAAAATGCTTCGCAAGGATTCCTTGACCCTCACAAGAGACATGCTAATAGAGATGAAACAG GTACGCGACATTCAACACACGAATTTGCTGCACTACATCGGAGTTTGCACGACGCCTCCAAACATCTGCATCGTGTCGCAGTATTGCCACCGTGGAAGCCTTCAG GAAATTCTGGCAAACGATGAAATTAGTCTTGACTGGTTTTTCCGAGAATCGTTCGCTAATGACATTGCCATG GGTATGCACGTGATACATACGAGCTCAATCCACGTGCACGGCGACCTTCGCTCCTCGAAGTGCTTGATTGACAGCCGATGGGTTTGTAAGGTCGCggactttggactcaacctgcttAAAGCCAACCAGAGGCCAGACCCTGAAATTGGTGTACATGCGCAATACTCAA GGTTATTCTGGAGAGCGCCCGAGCTCCTACAGAATGAGAAGTCTACCAACAAACCCGTCCCTACCCAGATGGGTGACGTGTACAGCTTCGGTATTATCCTCAACGAGCTTTTAACACGCGAAGAGCCTTATGCAACCACTGAATTTGCTCCGATAG AGGTAATCGAGAGGATCCGTTGTCATTTGAATCCTCCATTTCGACCCGAGACGCCATTTGAGATCCGCAACAGAAGCGTGACAAAACTGATGACACAATGCTGGAACGACGATCCTCAGGCGAGACCGACATTTAGCGACATCAAGAGACAACTTCGGTTACTCAAAGAGGGCAA GTCTTCTATTGTGGACAACATGCTAAGACTGATGGAGAACTACACGGAGCAGCTAGAGACGATCGTTGACGAACGCACCCGACAACTGGCCGACGAAAAGGCGAAAACCGACGAGCTACTGTACAAGATGCTACCAAG ATACATCGCCGAGTCGTTGAAGCGCGGGGAACCAGTGATCGCAGAGAGTTATTCCTCTGTCACCATCTTCTTCAGTGACATTGTCGGGTTCACGGAACTGGCGGCCGCGAGTACGCCGTTACAGGTGGTCGATTTACTGAACGATCTCTACACGTGCTTCGATACCATCATCGACAAACATGACGTCTATAAG GTTGAGACAATCGGTGACGCGTACATGGTAGTCTCTGGGCTCCCTGTGCGTAACGGCCACAGGCATGCTGGCGAGATAGCGACTATGGCACTTAATCTCCTGAGCAGTATGGGCAACTTCCGGGCCCGTCACCTCCCGAATAGACCCATTCACCTCAGAATCGGCATTCACACAG GCTCGTGCGTGGCGGGGGTGGTTGGGCTCAAGATGCCTCGCTATTGTCTGTTTGGAGACACTGTCAACTATGCATCCAGAATGGAGTCTACCGGCGTCG CGCAGAGGATACACGTGAGTCCTGAGTGCAAGCGCGCACTTGATGAGCTGTGCGGATATCACCTCCAAGAGCGAGGCTCGGTGGAACTCAAG GGAAAAGGTCATGTAACAACCTACTTTCTGAATGGAAAAGATGGCTTTGTCGAAGTGCTTCCAGACCCGAGCGGATGCTCATCTGATACCTCGCTGGTCTGA
- the LOC5502552 gene encoding uncharacterized protein LOC5502552 isoform X1, with protein sequence MIIFEEEKNNINALKRCKGRRNFVSVASSQSTPKIYAPSYIKVPRSNTAMYSPSILLLVAMATYSVTLLEALPTHDESSCPPGFWCKRKRSADDGNCPPGFWCKRSSQEQDESWGCPPGFWCRKKRNVIESEVPEDACPPGFWCKKKRDEIPCPSCREVKDDGCPPGFWCKKKRSFDSGSCPPGFWCRKRREARAATDLETYSCPPGFWCHRSAMVREDETSAGGCPPGFWCRKRTAPEEQTPNEDTFNWGCPPGFWCRKRRSVDSDETCPPGFWCKRGVYNDNDDGNCPPGFWCKKKRNIKEDPTSQADCPPGFWCRKKRSL encoded by the exons ATGATAATatttgaagaagaaaaaaacaatatcaatGCTCTTAAGAGGTGCAAAGGGAGGCGCAATTTTGTTTCTGTAGCTTCTTCGCAGTCCACGCCTAAAATCTATGCCCCATCATATATAAAAGTTCCTCGCAGCAACAC GGCCATGTACAGTCCGTCGATTCTTCTCCTCGTTGCCATGGCGACATACAGTGTGACACTTCTAGAAGCCCTCCCGACCCATGATGAATCATCGTGCCCCCCTGGATTTTGGTGCAAGCGGAAACGCTCGGCAGATGACGGGAACTGCCCGCCGGGATTTTGGTGCAAGAGGTCCTCCCAGGAACAGGACGAGTCCTGGGGATGTCCCCCCGGATTCTGGTGCCGTAAGAAACGAAACGTTATAGAGAGTGAGGTCCCAGAAGATGCTTGTCCCCCCGGATTTTGGTGCAAGAAGAAAAGAGACGAGATCCCATGTCCAAGCTGCCGTGAGGTAAAAGATGACGGTTGTCCCCCCGGATTTTGGTGCAAGAAAAAGAGAAGCTTTGACAGCGGTAGCTGCCCCCCCGGGTTTTGGTGTCGCAAGAGACGCGAGGCCAGGGCGGCCACTGATCTAGAGACCTACTCTTGTCCCCCCGGATTCTGGTGCCATCGCAGTGCGATGGTCCGCGAGGATGAGACGTCCGCTGGTGGATGCCCCCCCGGATTCTGGTGCCGAAAACGTACTGCCCCGGAGGAACAAACTCCCAACGAGGACACATTCAACTGGGGATGTCCCCCCGGTTTCTGGTGCCGCAAGCGCAGATCTGTTGATAGCGATGAGACGTGTCCCCCCGGATTCTGGTGCAAACGAGGCGTCTATAACGACAACGATGACGGGAATTGTCCCCCTGGATTTTGGTgcaaaaagaagagaaacatCAAGGAGGACCCGACCAGCCAAGCAGATTGTCCCCCGGGATTCTGGTGCCGAAAGAAGCGCAGTCTATAG
- the LOC5502552 gene encoding LWamide neuropeptides isoform X2, which yields MYSPSILLLVAMATYSVTLLEALPTHDESSCPPGFWCKRKRSADDGNCPPGFWCKRSSQEQDESWGCPPGFWCRKKRNVIESEVPEDACPPGFWCKKKRDEIPCPSCREVKDDGCPPGFWCKKKRSFDSGSCPPGFWCRKRREARAATDLETYSCPPGFWCHRSAMVREDETSAGGCPPGFWCRKRTAPEEQTPNEDTFNWGCPPGFWCRKRRSVDSDETCPPGFWCKRGVYNDNDDGNCPPGFWCKKKRNIKEDPTSQADCPPGFWCRKKRSL from the coding sequence ATGTACAGTCCGTCGATTCTTCTCCTCGTTGCCATGGCGACATACAGTGTGACACTTCTAGAAGCCCTCCCGACCCATGATGAATCATCGTGCCCCCCTGGATTTTGGTGCAAGCGGAAACGCTCGGCAGATGACGGGAACTGCCCGCCGGGATTTTGGTGCAAGAGGTCCTCCCAGGAACAGGACGAGTCCTGGGGATGTCCCCCCGGATTCTGGTGCCGTAAGAAACGAAACGTTATAGAGAGTGAGGTCCCAGAAGATGCTTGTCCCCCCGGATTTTGGTGCAAGAAGAAAAGAGACGAGATCCCATGTCCAAGCTGCCGTGAGGTAAAAGATGACGGTTGTCCCCCCGGATTTTGGTGCAAGAAAAAGAGAAGCTTTGACAGCGGTAGCTGCCCCCCCGGGTTTTGGTGTCGCAAGAGACGCGAGGCCAGGGCGGCCACTGATCTAGAGACCTACTCTTGTCCCCCCGGATTCTGGTGCCATCGCAGTGCGATGGTCCGCGAGGATGAGACGTCCGCTGGTGGATGCCCCCCCGGATTCTGGTGCCGAAAACGTACTGCCCCGGAGGAACAAACTCCCAACGAGGACACATTCAACTGGGGATGTCCCCCCGGTTTCTGGTGCCGCAAGCGCAGATCTGTTGATAGCGATGAGACGTGTCCCCCCGGATTCTGGTGCAAACGAGGCGTCTATAACGACAACGATGACGGGAATTGTCCCCCTGGATTTTGGTgcaaaaagaagagaaacatCAAGGAGGACCCGACCAGCCAAGCAGATTGTCCCCCGGGATTCTGGTGCCGAAAGAAGCGCAGTCTATAG